Proteins encoded by one window of Swingsia samuiensis:
- the infC gene encoding translation initiation factor IF-3, producing MPSAPTREGPRVNEEIRVPQVRLIDEAGEMIGIMSTRDALNKAFSAGLDLLEISPTAVPPVVKILDYGKFKYEQQKKKNEARKKQKVIEIKEVKVRPGTGEHDFQTKLKAIQSFLEDGDKVKISLRFKGREMAHQELGIKMMERIRAEVEEKAKIEQMPKLENRQMLMVLAPR from the coding sequence ATGCCGTCCGCGCCCACTCGTGAAGGGCCGCGTGTCAACGAGGAAATCCGTGTGCCACAAGTTCGTCTTATTGACGAAGCTGGTGAAATGATTGGAATCATGTCAACGCGTGATGCCTTAAATAAGGCTTTCTCGGCTGGGCTTGATTTATTAGAAATTAGCCCGACAGCTGTTCCTCCCGTTGTCAAAATTCTAGATTACGGCAAGTTCAAATACGAACAGCAAAAGAAAAAGAACGAAGCCCGTAAAAAGCAAAAAGTTATTGAGATTAAAGAAGTTAAAGTTCGTCCTGGAACAGGTGAGCATGACTTCCAAACCAAGCTCAAAGCGATTCAGTCCTTTTTAGAAGACGGTGATAAGGTGAAAATTTCCCTCCGCTTCAAAGGCCGTGAAATGGCTCACCAAGAACTTGGTATCAAAATGATGGAGCGCATTCGCGCTGAAGTCGAAGAAAAAGCCAAAATTGAACAAATGCCAAAGCTGGAAAACCGCCAAATGTTGATGGTTTTAGCTCCACGCTAA